CTTCGGCGACATCAACGATAAAGAAAGCCAGGTCGCGGGCCTCAAAAAATCGCCGCTCAATTACGGCCTGCTGACCGAGCTCAACACGGTCCCGAGAACGACGTATCTGGCCAAAGTCACCAATCCCAATCCCGCGATTTTGGAGGCCGGCCGTGTCCTCTAGCCCGAAAAAGAAAAAACCGCTGGAAAAACCGCAGTTCCTATCGCCCAAGCATACTTACTCGACGGTGACCGACAAGATCAGTTCCATCGTGCTGGACGGCAAGATCCATCCGGGCTGGCTGCTGGGGCTCGGCATTTCTTTTTCCGTCCTCATGGTGCTCATGACCGCCCTCACGTGGCTTGTCATCCGCGGCGTCGGCATCTGGGGCATCAACATTCCCGTGGGCTGGGGCTTTGCCATCATCAATTTCGTGTGGTGGATCGGCATCGGGCACGCGGGCACGCTGATTTCCGCGATCCTGCTGCTTCTCCGCCAGGAGTGGCGCACGTCCATCAACCGTTTTGCGGAAGCCATGACGCTTTTTGCCGTGTCCTGCGCAGGCGTCTTTCCGCTCATTCACGTGGGCCGCATTTACAAGGCCTACTGGCTTTTCCCGTACCCCAATACCATGGGCCTCTGGCCGCAGTTCCGCAGCCCGCTCATGTGGGACGTCTTCGCCGTATCGACTTACGCGACGGTCTCGCTCCTTTTCTGGTACGTCGGTCTTATTCCCGACCTCGCCACGCTGCGCGACCGCTCGACAAAAAAAATTCCGCGGATTATCTACGGGATCTTTTCCATGGGCTGGCGCGGTTCGGCCCGGCACTGGTTCCGTTACGAAACCGCTTACCTCCTGCTCGCAGGGATCGCGACGCCGCTGGTCATTTCCGTGCACACGATCGTCGGCCTGGACTTCGCGGCCTCGATCATCCCGGGCTGGCACACGACGATCTTTCCGCCTTATTTCGTGGCCGGCGCCATCTTCGCGGGCTTTGCCATGGTGCTGGTGCTGGCGATCCCGCTGCGCAAATTTTACGGCCTGGAAGATTTCATCACGATCAAGCACATGGACAACATGGCCAAAATCATCCTGGCCACCGGGCTCCTCGTTTCTTACGGGTACATGATGGAATGCTTCGGCGCCTGGTACAGCGGCAGCCGTTACGAACAGTTCATGATCCTCAACCGCATGTACGGCCCGTACGCGCCGTTCTACTGGGCGCTCATCTTCTGCAACGTCCTGACACCGCAGGTTTTCTGGCTGAAAAAATGCCGCACCAATCAGGTTGTCCTGTTTGTCGTTTCGATCATTGTCAGCATCGGCATGTGGCTGGAACGATTCGTCATCGTGGTGATCAGCCTTCACCGCGACTTTCTTCCTTCTTCCTGGGGCATGTACTGGGGCACGAAATGGGACTGGGCCACGTTCATCGGAACGATGGGCCTCTTCTTCACGCTGCTCTTCCTGTTCATCCGCGTGCTTCCCATGATCGCGATTTCCGAAATGCAGGTACTCGCCCAGGAAACCAAGGAAGAGCACGAAGAAAAATCAAAGGATCATTAAAATGTCAGCGGGACCCGAAGTTAAATCCGATTTGTGGGGCATCCTGGCGGAATTCGAAACGCCGGAAGCGCTGGTGGAAGCCGCGCGCAAGGTGACGAAAGCGGGTTACAAACGCTTCGACGCGTATTCGCCTTTTCCGATCGAGGGCCTGCACGAGGCCATGAACTTC
The window above is part of the Verrucomicrobiia bacterium genome. Proteins encoded here:
- the nrfD gene encoding NrfD/PsrC family molybdoenzyme membrane anchor subunit, which produces MSSSPKKKKPLEKPQFLSPKHTYSTVTDKISSIVLDGKIHPGWLLGLGISFSVLMVLMTALTWLVIRGVGIWGINIPVGWGFAIINFVWWIGIGHAGTLISAILLLLRQEWRTSINRFAEAMTLFAVSCAGVFPLIHVGRIYKAYWLFPYPNTMGLWPQFRSPLMWDVFAVSTYATVSLLFWYVGLIPDLATLRDRSTKKIPRIIYGIFSMGWRGSARHWFRYETAYLLLAGIATPLVISVHTIVGLDFAASIIPGWHTTIFPPYFVAGAIFAGFAMVLVLAIPLRKFYGLEDFITIKHMDNMAKIILATGLLVSYGYMMECFGAWYSGSRYEQFMILNRMYGPYAPFYWALIFCNVLTPQVFWLKKCRTNQVVLFVVSIIVSIGMWLERFVIVVISLHRDFLPSSWGMYWGTKWDWATFIGTMGLFFTLLFLFIRVLPMIAISEMQVLAQETKEEHEEKSKDH